From a region of the Castanea sativa cultivar Marrone di Chiusa Pesio chromosome 10, ASM4071231v1 genome:
- the LOC142613889 gene encoding protein DETOXIFICATION 56, with amino-acid sequence MSTATKLEEKPSKKTFQTPSSPPPLTQKWPASLSKIMLSELKAQRGIAVPLVAMNLTWFAKIAITTAFLGRLGELKLAGGALGFTFANVTGFSVLNGLCGAMEPICGQAYGAKNFKLLHKTLLMAIFLLLLTTLPITLLWLNVDKILIYFGQQKDISVVAKTYLFYLLPDLVITSFLCPLKAYLSSQSITVPIMFSSALAVAVHIPINIFLAKVKGLEGVSMAIWITDLMVVILLALYVFVMENSRERGWKEGGWCEQSISDWLRLIKLCGPCCLTTCLEWWCYEILVLLTGRLGNAEQAVGVLAIVLNFDYLLYSVMLSLATCASTRVSNELGANHAGPAYQSAYVSLGVSIVAGCIGGVVTVAARGIWGPLFSHDKGTIRCVKKIMLLMALVEVVNFPLAVCGGIVRGTARPWLGMYANLGGFYLLALPLAVVLAFKAALGLGGLLIGFLLGMVACLVLILVFVIRIDWDEEAGKAQLLARDVDIVKEDENHSIVETVKTAQV; translated from the coding sequence ATGTCCACTGCCACAAAACTTGAAGAGAAGCCAAGTAAGAAAACCTTTCAAACACCTTCATCTCCCCCACCTCTAACTCAAAAATGGCCAGCCAGCTTATCAAAGATTATGCTTTCGGAGCTAAAAGCGCAAAGGGGAATTGCTGTTCCATTGGTAGCAATGAATTTGACATGGTTTGCAAAGATAGCAATCACAACAGCGTTTTTAGGCAGGCTTGGGGAGCTCAAATTGGCAGGAGGTGCACTTGGGTTCACGTTTGCGAATGTCACAGGCTTCTCTGTCTTGAACGGCCTCTGTGGCGCCATGGAACCCATATGTGGTCAAGCTTACGGAGCCAAAAACTTTAAACTCCTTCACAAGACCCTTCTCATGGCAATCTTCTTATTACTACTTACCACACTACCTATAACTCTCTTGTGGCTCAACGTTGATAAAATTCTCATTTATTTTGGCCAACAAAAAGACATTTCAGTTGTGGCAAAGACCTATCTCTTCTATCTCCTTCCTGATTTGGTAATCACTTCATTTCTATGTCCTCTCAAAGCCTACTTGAGCTCACAGAGTATAACTGTTCCTATAATGTTTAGCTCGGCTCTAGCTGTAGCTGTTCACATTCCTATCAATATATTCCTTGCAAAAGTTAAGGGTCTTGAGGGAGTTTCAATGGCAATTTGGATCACTGATCTCATGGTAGTGATTCTACTTGCCTTATATGTGTTTGTTATGGAAAATAGTAGAGAAAGAGGGTGGAAGGAAGGTGGGTGGTGTGAACAAAGCATTAGTGACTGGCTAAGGTTGATCAAGCTCTGCGGGCCTTGTTGCCTTACCACCTGCCTTGAATGGTGGTGTTATGAGATTTTAGTCTTGCTCACAGGGAGGCTAGGGAATGCAGAGCAGGCTGTTGGAGTGTTAGCAATTGTGCTAAACTTTGATTACTTGCTTTACTCTGTGATGTTATCATTGGCAACGTGTGCATCCACCCGTGTGTCGAATGAGCTTGGCGCAAACCATGCCGGTCCTGCATACCAGTCGGCGTATGTGTCTCTGGGAGTGAGCATCGTAGCCGGTTGCATAGGTGGTGTGGTGACAGTAGCAGCCAGAGGAATATGGGGGCCTCTGTTTAGCCATGATAAGGGGACCATAAGATGTGTAAAGAAGATTATGTTGCTAATGGCTTTGGTGGAAGTGGTGAATTTTCCATTAGCAGTATGTGGAGGAATTGTCCGGGGAACAGCTAGGCCATGGTTGGGTATGTATGCCAATCTTGGTGGGTTCTACCTTCTAGCTTTACCCTTGGCTGTGGTTTTAGCCTTCAAGGCCGCACTTGGACTTGGTGGGCtgttgattggtttcttgttGGGAATGGTAGCTTGCTTGGTTTTAATATTGGTCTTTGTCATAAGGATCGACTGGGATGAAGAAGCGGGCAAGGCACAATTACTAGCACGTGATGTGGACATTGTTAAGGAAGATGAAAACCACTCAATTGTAGAGACAGTTAAAACTGCCCAAGTATGA